The genomic DNA atttatttgtaaattgttgaatctgcgtttgtgaatcgAGTCACTCGCGTTTttcgtgacgtgcatttgtcgcgggtttttggattttgagactttcctctcgcatttcacccgctcCAAACACAAACggagcctgatccacaaatgtggccagcaggcgaacaagcctcCGCTAGggggcactgttgttttaggacgtggGGGGACAACTTAAATGGAGACGCATTTGcgcaatatttaatgtggaagttcgaACAAAATGCCCCCaagccgctgaattcagcttcatatcacagacagttaggaggGGGATCACTGGGGAACGCTTTTGAAGGTGCCTTAAATTTAACGTGTTTCGTATTTTTGCGATTGGACTGTTAAAACTagtgatttgtttcagacagaccCCCTCGGACGGAGGGAGGGGCGGGTACcccacggctcctaaacagaatacgcgcttctcattggtcacttttattcagccaatcagcagccagagttagctgtctacggcagccaatggagtcacagtcccgcccACAGagggttgttttgctgcggcCCTGAGAGCAATTGGTCAGTTCTGAGACACTGGGGAAACAACAGGGCCccctagcggtggcttgtttGCCTGCTGgccacagtgaaacatatttgtgacttgtgtttcatttgtggattaacatttacgcatttgtaaagtatctACTGAATGTGTCCAATGTTATAAAGGGCTCCTCAGATTAACCTCTGTGAACTTTACAGGTCTGTTCCACCATCAGCAGATCCACCacgacggtcactcacacacactcacccagtcatttacacacacacctgtggctCATTTCTCACCACCAGTTCACTAAGAATAAGTGTTTTTATAGCAGGAGGAACCCAGAggatcccacgcagacacagggagaagacccCACACCCGTCATGGGGAGTGACCCGAGGCGTggactgaacccaggaccctggagctgtgtgacagcgataACGGCTACGACACCATGCCGCcacatattattttattttgtttttttatctttttttcttcttattagTCTTAAATATTTTGCGTTGAATTTatttggtttttattattttattataaagatTATTAGAATTAACCGCAGTAGTTTCTGTAGAGTAGAGTTTTCTGTTAATTTTGTTTCACCTTCATtagttttattatattgttttgttaGTATCTTGTGTGTCAtattcatttctttcttttttttattaatttggacgttggtgtgttctgctgtGGATTTAAGACACAAACGTCATCAATGGAATTTActgttatatattaatttaatgttattgttattaatatgatttttaatacttacatttttcttttttaaaagtcATTGACGTCGTTTAATCCTCAAACTATTATTTTGTCAGTTTTCTGTTGCTATTTCATCTCATGTccacattttcttttatttattttaaccacTTGTATCTactgttttacatttaagacacttgtatgatttattattattattattatcaataaatcagtgttttattattgttattactgtgtGAAGATCTTGGTCCTTATCTCACACTTCCTCTGAAATTAAGGTCCTATGGTATAAGTGACCACTAACCAACACAGTCCCCCCCAGTCCTAGAACCCCTGCAATAACGCTGTTGCACCTGCAGAGGGAGCTGTCCACTTCTCACACAGTAACGCTATATTCCTCAGCATGATTCAGCGCATCAGATACAGTGCAAATgcaataagtaaaataaaataagtgatgCACAACAGGTGGAGTCGCTGtctcacagctgcagggttctggggttgtgggttcaatccctgtgaggagtttggtgtgttctctatgtgtctgtgtgggtttcctccccgGTCCAAAAAGACACGTTGATAGGAGTCTGAAATCgtcctcaggtgtgtgagtgaccggagGAGTGTGTGAAAATCTGGGTACATGATTTACATGAAACTTTATTTCAATTGATGGTACCCTGATTACCTCGTATCTGGCTGCTGCACTCTGCATATTAAACACCCCTACACCTTCCACTGTGTATGCACgtgttcatatgtgtgtgtgagagacagaaactacagagaacacactatgTAAATAATAGCTGATGGACTTGGAGCATGTAGGCAGTGTAAAACAGATATGGGGTCACCGACGGCTATGGTCTTACTCATACAACCTTTAAACAAACTAGCCCCTAAAGATTAGTGACAGCTGCCAGAAAAACCGAAAAGACAAGGCCCCTGCTCCACTCCCGAAACTCAAGGTCTTGCTTGATTCGAGCCAAATCTGCACCTTTAGGGAGCACTGAGCTATAAGAGCAACTGAAGCCCAAATAGAACTTAGCCTCAGGAGACTCTGGAATGAGAGGCAGgcaaaaacaatcaaacaatgAGCTTAGTGAAacaagagagaggaagggagctTGCCCTTGGGTTTATTTCCTACACCAAATGAACTgagaatgaaaaacaaaaccaaaaataaatgtacaaaaatgtacactgcataatttataaatacaattttgagTGTATAAATTAGGAAATACACAGGAGGCTAAAACACAACTCACTCAACTCTCTCTATGAATAAATCTCGCTCAAACTACGTGTCAGTTCAATAAACGGCTAACGATGCTGCTTCCCctcgtgtgtgtgcgtgtgtgtgtatatatttgtttgtgaaaGTGTACAAGGCACAGCAATAAGGAGTTAATCAATCAACCAATCCCTGTGAAGCCCTATTGAGGCCAGTTCAGAACGAGAAGAGACCTAACCTCAATCATAAATTAACATGTCATTCGTGAAGGCtaattcccccccccccccccactagtGTCCTCTATAACAacagtttaaataaattaatgctcAGAACGACTCGGAATAGTGTTGGAAAAGTAGAACGTCATCATTAAAATTCTCATTCTCTCAGACTGCACCGATACAGAGAGCAGTTTGAACGGCAAATAAATTATACGCTCACATGTAGTGTAAAAGCAGACTTAAAAATCGTACCAATAAACGAGTGGGAGGCTGTACACACGTGTAGTGACTAGGTTTTGTTTTACGGAACTAAACGTAGACCAAGTCTCGCCCCTGCCCCGCCCCCTGTCCCTGAGCGGGGTTCTCAGGCTCCTCCCCCTGCTCGTCGTACTCGTACTCGATGGGTTTGGGGGAGCTGTACGGATGGCCGTTATCGTCGAAGAAGCGTCGGAAGGTGAACTCGTAGAAGGCGTGCTCCGGGTGCTTGCCGTTTTTGAACCAGCCGTTCAGCGTGTCGTTGTGGTTGCCGTCGTCGTCGCTCCACAGCTTGTCGGGGTCGACGGGGTCGAAGTTGGACGTGTCCGTGCAGTGTGTGATTTTGGGGATGTAGGGGGCGGGTTGGTGCTGCTGCCGCAAGTCAACGGAAAAGTCAATGCTTTTGAAGAAGGGGTGGGCTTTAATTTCGTCTGCTCCGTTTTTGCCCAGTCGGTCCTCCGGCCCGCGACACAGCTTCACGATCAGGTCCGACGCCACCGGACTCAGCTTGGCCTGCGGAGGGATGTGCAGCGTTGTCTGCCAATTGATGACCTGAGGAGGGAGGGACACGTATCACAGGACTGTCGTTATAAAAACAGACTTTTCTATCGATGAGAGTTCTCACTCTACATCAACACACACTGGATATAAATCAGCAGCTCATTCTCATAAACCAGCCATACACCAATAGTCCTACTCCAGTTTGAAAacgtaaacacacagctccgcCTACGAACCTTCATCTGGGTCTCCAAGGGAGTTGTGGCCAGGAAAGGAGGCTGACCCACCAGCATCTCGTACAGAATCACCCCTACACTCCACCAATCACACAACTGTGTGTAGCCTGCCACAAGACAAACAAAGATACAAATCAGCTCAGAGAGAACGGATTATCACGTGACAACCTGCAATAGAGGCATGATGGTTAAACtaaaagaagtgtgtgtgaggtactgagtgaatgtgtgtgtactgagtgtATACAGGCATACCTGTCCGTAGCAGCACCTCTGGGGCAATGTAGTTGGGAGTGCCCACTAAGGAGTGAGCCAGGCAGCGCTGGTGTTGCCTGGCTGCTCGCCGTTCCAGCGGTTTGAGCCGGTCTCCACAGCGGCAGTTTGCCGAGTCCTCCCACTCCTTACTGAAATCCATACTGTCCTGTCGCACGTGATCACCTGGAAGACCATGAGAAGGTCACTGTGGCAATTACACAGCTCTGATATTAAAGCAACACattgtaataaggagaatagaacCTTGCTCTAGAgtctactctgggctcagcactacagaaaatgcactgtgtgttgctttaaagaaacAGTGTACTTAAGTCCACAACACTCACCGCTCTGGTAGTACTTGGAGTCATGTGTCCAGCGGAAGCCTGTACATAAGCCAAAGTCGGTGAGCTTAATATGCCCATCGCGGTCTATCAGGATGTTGTCTGGCTTTATGTCGCGATGAATGAAGCCCATCTTGTGCACGCTCTCTACGGCGCAGGTGAGCTCTGCGATGTAAAACTGTGCCAGCTCCTCTCCGAAGATGCCCAATCGAATCAATAAGCTCATCATGTCACCGCCAGGGATGTAGTCCATAACAAAATACAAGTTGTCTTTGTCTTGGAACGAATAGTAGAGCTTGACCACCCATTCGTTATCCGCTTCAGCCAAGATGTCTCTTTCAGCCTTCACGTGGGCCACCTGGTTCCTCAGGAGCACGTCCTTCTTACGCAGTGTTTTCATAGCGTAGAGCGCTCCCGTGTCCACCTTCCGCGCCAAGCAGACCTCCCCAAACGCCCCGATGCCCAGCGTCTTTATCTTCTCAAACATCGACTTGTCCATCTTGGCGCGTTTGAGGCGGATGTAGTTGGACTCTTTCTGAGACAGCATCATGCGCATCTGCTCCTGGGCGTCCTCGGACAGTCCCACCTGTAGAGGAGTTACAAACATTGCTGAGCACTATAGAGAATCTCCTACTCACAAAGAAACTCCGTTTTTacaacacacagcacaggaAAAATGGAAACTCCACAGTGACAAATCCTCTTACATGCCACAAAAGTgcatacatcacacacaaatTTGGATCATAACTCGTGCACAACAAAACGAAGTACGCCACTAACGGTCATTCCAATgacctgcagaaactgcactggaaaccacactcaaaagtgtccgtaggtgtgaatgtgtgtgtgggtctgttttgccctgtgaaggactggcgccccctccagggtgtattcccgccttgtgcccaatgattccaggtaggctctggacccaccgtgaccctgatttggataagggttacagataatgaatgaatgaatgaatgaactctaaggggagctcaggagcaaagAAATACAAATAATCTTatctaatgttcctttaatatcAAAAAGGTAATAAGGCAACAGCCACAAGTGTTTAATTGGAGCAAAGCATGCATCATGCATCTCAGTTTCCTGCAACATCTGAACAGCATAAGAACACTGTAAGCCGTGTGTATTCATGCTGCAACATTCGCATGCTGTTCAGTCACCGCTTTTCTATTTTACAGTGCCTTACTTTGTCAGCTGTGTGTGCAGACTATTCCGCTGCCAGATGAAACCTTAAACTCTCAAAACCAgctgagaaaagagagagacagagagaaaagaagcaCACCAGAGTAGAACCTCCCATTGATAGCATGAGGACGGAAAAAAGGGAAAACCCCAAGGGAGGTTTGAGAATATAAGGAGAAACAGGAGGCGTGCTAACCCGTTGCATCTCACTCTCCAGCTGTTTCTTGCGTCGGATCCTTTGCTGGTGATTGTTCAGGATGTTCTCCACATGCTGCTCCATGAAGAACTTGAAGGCCTGTGGTGAATAAACTTGCACCCTGCCATCTCCTCGCCGCTCCTCGTCTCGTTTGTTCCTCCTCACTGGAACCGGAGACGTGTTGATCAGTTTCTTTTCCCGCTCTGTGCTCACAGCCGCCTCTGGGCCCTCGGCACGCTCGCTGGAGCAGGTGCTCGCATTGTCTGTATCATCCTCACCCCCCTCATCTTCTTTCCTGCCGTTGGGGTTGGACTCGCACGTTGGACAAGGAGGGGGTGGCTGCTGCGGCAGGAGGTGCTTGGGGTAAGGAGGTGGAGGTCCCTGATAGCTGGGGACTTCAGAGACAGCTGGCATTTGGGTCACGGCAGGCCCAGGTCCTGAAGCCTCCTGATaagaagagagaggaggaggaggctgttgttgttgctgaAGCCAAGGTGGATGAGTTGGGGCCACAGCTGTGTGGAGCTCTGGTTTTTGTACTCGCATACTCTTCACCGGCTGCAGAATGGGAGCCTGTGTGATGGCAGTCACAGTGGTGGCAGAGGGTTGGGAGCTGGGCGGAGGGGGACATGAGCGTCCACCTGAcggtgtgttagtgaatgaaTTAGAGCGTGCTGGGATGCTGTGAGGCCAAGAGGGTGGAGGGACTTCTTGGTTACTGCTGTTTCCAGGGGAGGAGCCAGCTTGCTGAGGCGAAGGTCTGGACTGGGGCAGCATCCCCAGGTACATGTCCAAGTTGTGACTGTTACGGTTGGGCACCAGCATGGATGGTGGCAAGTTACCTCCGTTAGAATACGGCGGAGAAGGCGCAGGGCCACTGGCCTGCATCTGTTGAGCGGTAGGGCTGTGCCTGCTCGTTTGACCCAGTGGATATGGAGGAGGAGGCTGCCTTCCGCCACCAGCAATGCTCATGTATTCTGCCTGAGCGGAACCATTTTGGGGCCACGCTGGGGGAAAGTTGAACTTGTTTCCCCCTGAGCCCTGCATGATAATGGGCTGGCGGCCCACGGGCACCGGGCTGATGCCTCTCTGAGCCTGGGCCGGTGGAGTCACAAAACTATCAGGCCACGGTCCCTGGGGGACAGGAGAAATGCGATGCCCGAGGTAGTCCATGTTTCCAGAGTACCGCTTGGTGGCAGGGTTTGAATCCCAGGAGGAAGGGGGGGGCGTGACACTACGCACCTGAGGTGGGAGCGGTGGATTTGCCCGTTGGCTGCTCACCACAGGCGCATGGCTCTGGGGGTAGTTGGAAGGTCGGGGCAAGTCAGCTTGAGGACCAGGGCTGTTTGAACGATATATAATGCCATCAGACATAAGAGCCCCGTGCCACTGCGGAGCCAGAGATTCCTTGGAGCCCTTCCAGCTTGGCCTCCGAAGAACTGGCTGTTGGATGTGAGAGGGGCCTGCGcaggaaacacacaaaaacacattattaaCGCATTAAAACAAGCCTTTTTGGAAAAAGTACAAGATGCATAGCTACTGCTTCCATACAAAATTAACAATCCATGAATACAAATCTAAAATGCAGATTCTCTAAATTGGACAAGGCACGCTGAGGGAGTCACACCCACCAGATGATTTGATGGCTGCGTTAGTTGGacgcgctgctgctgctgccatcTGCTCTCTCACCGGGTCCTGGTAGCTCATCTTACTGATATATTCTATAGCTGCCCCCACACTGCGATTGTTGGTATGCTTCAAAGCACTGATCACCAtctcctacacacacatttaaaacaggCATGATTTTAACAAATCAATCAATATGAAATAATTCAGTTCTGCATTCCACAGCCATAGGCTCTCACACGTATCAGCAGGGGTGTGTCAGTAGAGCCTGAAGCCGTCTGAAGTTACATCTTTCAATAACTGTATAAACCTAGAGCTCACATTACTAAACTAATGATTTACAGGCttttatatgtaaatgtgcAAAGGATGTTAAATTCAAATGCAGCTTCTTATCACCATTTTGTTGCCGTTTAAAAACATGCGTCTCCAAAAGAGctaactttacaggaggaggTAAAAACTAGCCCAACTTTCAacagaagtcaatgtaaaatgatttaatacCAAATCATTTCATGGTGCATTCACCACAACATTTCTgaagggcagctgctgtgtttaaacgATTCAAACTAAAaacagatacatgtttttctttggacaatttACCGCATGACAGTGATTTGTCCTCTCTCAAGTGATATACGACAACATCCAGACCCCAGCAAGAGAAGTATATAGTGTAACACGTGGCCAAATGCTCAAAACGAGCAGTGAATATGACCATTTACTGAGAAAATACTTAGACAAAAACAGGCTTTGTCATATTTAATTACCTTCTGTGGAGCCATCTATATAAGAAGATTGTCTCATAGGCCCTGAACAGTGCTATGTACCGTGTCATGTAATTACAGAACTATTCCTCCAATGCAAAACATCTCTACAGTGTTTTCACTAAGTGAGCAGTAATTtctatgaaaacaaacaaaaaaaaaaatacatgaaatgCATAACTGCGGTTAAAAACAAGTGAGCGCAGCATTACACCAAGCCCTGAACTACAGCTAAAACTCGTCTGTCCACATGCCATTGCTGTCATACCTAAACTATGCGAGAAGATCACCTGATGAGGGAACGTTCTCATGTCTGCCAACACAGAGACTATGTATTTACATTAACGTGCAAAAACACGCACTCAAAACCCATGTACAAGCATAATTCACACATACATGCTTTCAAAACATATGAACAAGAATTATTTGCGAAGCCGTTTTTTCATACCTCTTCAAAGCCTGCAGCCACAAGCTCCTGAAACATCTGCATGTTGACTTCAGGTGTGCGGTTATTGCTAGTGGACTCGTTGGCAAACGGTAACAATGACTTGCGAATCTCCTGCAGGGCTTTGTGGTAGGGGTTTTTGGGGTTGGTGCTGCGGCTTTGCTGCCGGGGGTCTTCTTGAACGCTCTTGCCCCCACCCGTGTCCACCTTGGCAGCATCAGAGGGCCGGGTGAGGTTCCTTAAACTCTCCCGGATCTCCTGCAACATCTGCTGGCTGTTGCCGCTGTAGTTGCTGGCGGGAAACGTCTTGGGCCGCATCTGCCTGTATCCTTCGGGCTTGTCGCTTCTCTTCATGAACTACCATGTATCTTGCCAACCACAGAGGTGAAGGAGGTATGCAGGGCGCACAGCGACACTGTGAAAGTTAAAGACGAGCAGTGGGTTTCCCCTACATACCACAGCAAATGAGCTATGCCTATACACCAGGacaaagaggaggggaaaaaaagcaagtGAAGAAACACAttagagggcaacacacatatgATTTGAAACCATTTCAAAGCTACAGCAGCTGGAGAAGTTACACAATGAAAGCAGCTTCCCTGGAAAGCATTTGTGCATGTGGAAATACTATGTAAGCACTGCTCTTAGCGTGTATCCTTGCTAAGAAAAAGCATCCAGATTAAGAAGTACCAGATTCATTATAGCAAGCACTTACTTTATCATTGTTATTCTTCCTACTGGAGCCTGCCACACTACAGAATGATACTGGTTCTGATCTTACTTTCTTTAAGAGCCCAATTCGAATAGTGTGTGTAAGGCACGTAAACGTAGAGGTGTCCAGTCTAACtctaattatctgtaactgtaaTCTCAAAAAGCATGTGTGGATATCATCAGTGCTATTTGAATGGATTTCGTTGTTAAATAAAGACCAGAGTACCAGGACGTTTTTGATGTGGCAGGAATGTTGGTTAAACGTAGGACTAAAAAGGtgactgtgtttttgtgtctttaAGTTTCGTGATGTGGCATTTTCCTCATTTAACCATCCTTTAACGTTAGTTTAATTTATTAAGATGTCAAATCATTTACATCTTTAAATCTAACCGCAGATAAAGTTAACAGCTTGTGTTGGCCAATTAATTAACGTTTGACCAACACTGAGCTTTTGTTAGATGCCAAGTACTGAAACAATACAATCAGCTGAATGATAAAACTAACGTTAGAACTTCAGTGTATGAAGATCTAAATATTCATCCAGCGAAGAATTctgcgttccaccttaaacggcaCAGGCTCCATAAACACTGCTACGGCGCCACAATGCAAGTACTGCTGCACTTAAGGTGGATCAGAAAATTCGACCTAAGAAGCTACATTTTAAGCCCGTTTAACGCTATGGATTTACACAGCCTCGCTAAATAACTTTACTTTTGTAAGTTtgagtttgttattttatttctgaaGCCTACGTTATTATCGTTTCCTTTTAAAAGAGGCttcagcagtaaaaaaaaaactgtgtttataCCGAGAGGACTTCAAACCTGTTGAACAGCGAGGCCTAAACAAGTCCACAATTCGAAGCAGTTAGCCGTTAGCTCTTACGAGTTAAAGGAGCGTTGAAGTAACCCACCTTCGTCTAAAGTATGTCCATCGTGTACAGAAGAGGGTTTATCGAGTAGCAGAGTCTTGAGaaccttaaaaataaaaataaaaacagagcaaaTAAGCCCTGAAAACTCGACTTCGCTTTTGTATTGACACCGTCGCCGTAGCGCTGAGTCTGTCAGTGCGGCGTTAGTGGCCCGGATGTGGGAATACCTCTCTCTCCCAGAAAAAGCGGAGCATCACACAGACCTCTAATTTACTGATTAACTCAAGCTTTAGAGCTtctaatataataaattaattcatacGCATATTATCATATTATTTTCCGATCTGTAGGGAACATTA from Hoplias malabaricus isolate fHopMal1 chromosome 7, fHopMal1.hap1, whole genome shotgun sequence includes the following:
- the lats1 gene encoding serine/threonine-protein kinase LATS1 — translated: MKRSDKPEGYRQMRPKTFPASNYSGNSQQMLQEIRESLRNLTRPSDAAKVDTGGGKSVQEDPRQQSRSTNPKNPYHKALQEIRKSLLPFANESTSNNRTPEVNMQMFQELVAAGFEEEMVISALKHTNNRSVGAAIEYISKMSYQDPVREQMAAAAARPTNAAIKSSGPSHIQQPVLRRPSWKGSKESLAPQWHGALMSDGIIYRSNSPGPQADLPRPSNYPQSHAPVVSSQRANPPLPPQVRSVTPPPSSWDSNPATKRYSGNMDYLGHRISPVPQGPWPDSFVTPPAQAQRGISPVPVGRQPIIMQGSGGNKFNFPPAWPQNGSAQAEYMSIAGGGRQPPPPYPLGQTSRHSPTAQQMQASGPAPSPPYSNGGNLPPSMLVPNRNSHNLDMYLGMLPQSRPSPQQAGSSPGNSSNQEVPPPSWPHSIPARSNSFTNTPSGGRSCPPPPSSQPSATTVTAITQAPILQPVKSMRVQKPELHTAVAPTHPPWLQQQQQPPPPLSSYQEASGPGPAVTQMPAVSEVPSYQGPPPPYPKHLLPQQPPPPCPTCESNPNGRKEDEGGEDDTDNASTCSSERAEGPEAAVSTEREKKLINTSPVPVRRNKRDEERRGDGRVQVYSPQAFKFFMEQHVENILNNHQQRIRRKKQLESEMQRVGLSEDAQEQMRMMLSQKESNYIRLKRAKMDKSMFEKIKTLGIGAFGEVCLARKVDTGALYAMKTLRKKDVLLRNQVAHVKAERDILAEADNEWVVKLYYSFQDKDNLYFVMDYIPGGDMMSLLIRLGIFGEELAQFYIAELTCAVESVHKMGFIHRDIKPDNILIDRDGHIKLTDFGLCTGFRWTHDSKYYQSGDHVRQDSMDFSKEWEDSANCRCGDRLKPLERRAARQHQRCLAHSLVGTPNYIAPEVLLRTGYTQLCDWWSVGVILYEMLVGQPPFLATTPLETQMKVINWQTTLHIPPQAKLSPVASDLIVKLCRGPEDRLGKNGADEIKAHPFFKSIDFSVDLRQQHQPAPYIPKITHCTDTSNFDPVDPDKLWSDDDGNHNDTLNGWFKNGKHPEHAFYEFTFRRFFDDNGHPYSSPKPIEYEYDEQGEEPENPAQGQGAGQGRDLVYV